A window of the Cystobacter fuscus genome harbors these coding sequences:
- a CDS encoding IS1182 family transposase, whose translation MTLAVSPPKVTGEIARWTPPRELNEQEQQIVERMSRNGKLFAFLRLNRHKLMDEAFQAELASMYRQTGAGKVAIAPGLMAMAILLQGYMGVSDATLVELTVFDLRVQMVLGWLGHSEPAFSQGSLYEFRQRLMRNQMDRRLLEKTVEVAREQKEFGERKLKTLLRVAIDSKPLEGAGRVEDTINLVGHAARKVMMCVAKLLGCSKQQACREAGIPLLLEKSIKKGLDVDWSEAGQKKKALQALLEQVESMMSWLRKNLAEEMEEEPLREHVQTLEQIRKQDLEPDPEGGGVRVRQQVAEERRVSVEDGEMRHGRKSKSKRFNGFKQHVATALDEELILACAVTPANRPEAEATPALEKDMEKQGVKIDELHIDRGYINSSIVDSVLEEGGEVLSKPWKARNGELFAKSDFKIDMRSRTITCPEGKTMRFELGKTVEFATKDCETCPLREKCTQAQIGQGRTVAISEDEALQHKLRKLMKTPAGRERLRKRVGVEHRQAHIARRQGRRARYRGVRKNVFDLRRAASIQNLETWQRHLELSQQQVG comes from the coding sequence ATGACCTTAGCCGTCAGTCCGCCGAAGGTGACCGGAGAGATAGCTCGATGGACTCCTCCGCGGGAGTTGAACGAGCAAGAGCAACAGATTGTCGAACGGATGAGCCGTAACGGCAAGCTGTTCGCTTTTCTGCGTCTGAATCGGCACAAGCTGATGGATGAGGCTTTTCAGGCGGAACTGGCCTCCATGTACCGCCAGACAGGAGCAGGGAAAGTGGCTATAGCACCCGGGCTGATGGCAATGGCAATACTCTTACAGGGATACATGGGAGTGTCGGATGCCACCCTGGTGGAACTGACGGTCTTCGACTTGAGAGTGCAGATGGTGTTGGGCTGGTTGGGTCACAGCGAGCCGGCGTTCTCCCAGGGCTCGTTGTATGAGTTTCGTCAGCGGCTGATGAGAAACCAAATGGACCGGCGCCTCCTGGAGAAGACAGTCGAGGTGGCGCGGGAACAGAAAGAGTTCGGTGAGCGAAAGCTCAAGACGCTGTTGCGAGTGGCGATTGACTCAAAGCCACTGGAGGGAGCTGGCCGGGTAGAGGACACCATCAACCTGGTAGGACACGCAGCGCGCAAGGTGATGATGTGCGTGGCGAAGCTGCTGGGATGTTCCAAGCAGCAGGCCTGCCGAGAGGCGGGTATTCCCTTGTTGTTGGAAAAAAGTATCAAGAAGGGATTGGATGTGGACTGGAGCGAAGCGGGGCAGAAAAAGAAAGCGCTGCAAGCCCTGCTCGAGCAAGTGGAAAGCATGATGTCCTGGCTAAGAAAGAATCTGGCAGAGGAGATGGAAGAGGAGCCTTTGAGGGAACACGTTCAGACTCTCGAGCAGATTCGCAAGCAGGACCTGGAGCCGGACCCAGAAGGAGGAGGTGTCCGCGTTCGCCAGCAAGTGGCGGAAGAGAGACGAGTGTCGGTAGAAGATGGGGAGATGCGTCATGGACGCAAGAGCAAAAGCAAGCGCTTCAACGGATTCAAGCAGCATGTGGCCACGGCGCTGGACGAAGAACTCATCCTGGCATGTGCTGTGACGCCCGCCAACCGACCTGAAGCGGAGGCAACACCGGCGCTTGAGAAGGACATGGAGAAGCAAGGAGTGAAGATTGACGAGTTACACATAGACCGGGGGTATATCAACAGCAGTATCGTGGACAGCGTGCTCGAGGAGGGAGGGGAAGTGCTGAGCAAGCCGTGGAAGGCACGCAATGGGGAGTTGTTCGCGAAGTCAGACTTCAAAATAGATATGCGAAGCCGGACCATCACGTGTCCGGAGGGGAAGACAATGCGCTTCGAACTGGGAAAGACAGTCGAATTCGCGACAAAGGACTGTGAGACTTGTCCATTGCGCGAGAAATGTACACAAGCCCAGATAGGACAAGGACGGACTGTGGCAATCAGTGAAGATGAAGCGCTCCAGCACAAGTTGCGCAAATTAATGAAGACACCTGCTGGGCGAGAGCGACTCAGGAAGCGAGTAGGGGTGGAACATCGACAAGCCCATATAGCGCGACGACAGGGGCGTCGTGCGCGCTATCGGGGCGTGCGTAAGAACGTCTTTGATCTACGACGTGCGGCCAGCATCCAGAATTTGGAGACATGGCAACGCCATCTAGAGTTGTCCCAGCAGCAGGTGGGATGA
- a CDS encoding zinc-binding dehydrogenase — MRANVFRGVNQFGIEEVEHPKTGLGEAVVRMTLTTICGTDLHIVRGEYPVKPGLVIGHELVGVIEELGPGVEGYQAGQRVLVGAITPCGQCRACLCGLLSQCGHGGGHEALGGWRLGNTLNGVQAEYVRVPSAQANLAPIPDELTDEQVVLLADIASTGFSGAESGKVRLGDAVVVFAQGPIGLCASIGARLMGAALVIGVDGDENRLKMARRMGVDEVLDYRQVDVVREVKRLTGGGADVAIEALGTQGTFENALRCLRPGGTLSSLGMYAGKLELPYDAFTAGLGDHHVVTTLCPGGKERMRRLMEMVRGKRVDLTPLLTHHFKLDDIRNAYALFGERREGVIKVAIRP, encoded by the coding sequence ATGCGGGCCAACGTCTTTCGTGGTGTGAATCAATTTGGCATCGAAGAGGTCGAGCACCCCAAGACGGGCCTCGGTGAGGCGGTGGTGCGGATGACGCTCACCACCATCTGTGGCACGGACCTGCACATCGTGCGTGGCGAGTACCCGGTGAAGCCGGGGCTGGTCATCGGCCATGAGCTCGTGGGAGTCATCGAGGAGCTGGGCCCCGGCGTGGAGGGCTATCAGGCCGGGCAGCGGGTCCTGGTGGGCGCCATCACTCCGTGCGGCCAGTGCCGCGCCTGCCTCTGCGGACTGCTCTCGCAGTGCGGACACGGCGGCGGCCACGAGGCGCTCGGCGGCTGGCGCCTGGGTAACACCCTGAATGGCGTCCAGGCCGAGTACGTGCGCGTGCCCTCGGCCCAGGCCAACCTGGCTCCCATCCCGGACGAGCTGACGGATGAGCAGGTGGTGCTCCTGGCGGACATCGCCTCCACCGGCTTCAGCGGCGCGGAGTCCGGCAAGGTGCGCCTCGGCGACGCGGTGGTGGTGTTCGCCCAGGGGCCCATCGGGTTGTGCGCCTCCATCGGGGCCCGGCTCATGGGCGCAGCCCTCGTCATCGGCGTGGATGGAGACGAGAACCGCCTGAAGATGGCGCGCCGCATGGGCGTGGACGAGGTGCTCGACTACCGTCAGGTGGATGTGGTGCGGGAGGTGAAGCGGCTCACCGGAGGCGGCGCGGACGTGGCCATCGAGGCGCTCGGGACACAGGGCACCTTCGAGAACGCACTGCGCTGCCTGCGGCCCGGGGGCACCCTCTCCAGCCTGGGCATGTACGCGGGGAAGCTGGAGCTGCCCTACGACGCCTTCACTGCGGGCCTGGGGGACCACCACGTCGTCACCACGCTGTGTCCTGGCGGCAAGGAGCGCATGCGGCGGCTGATGGAGATGGTGCGCGGCAAGCGGGTGGATCTCACACCGCTGCTCACGCATCACTTCAAGCTCGACGATATCCGGAATGCCTATGCTCTCTTCGGCGAGCGGCGCGAGGGCGTCATCAAGGTCGCCATCCGGCCTTGA